A single genomic interval of Stieleria maiorica harbors:
- a CDS encoding G8 domain-containing protein gives MRQSTFQQLEYRQMLAAHMHGAAMVTDTAVVTSHDTIPRMVGADVIAIQDGAWSDPATWGGRAPGPGDNVRIAPEIDVVFDEITGIGNLEIFGSLRFAPDRATSLEVNTIHVMPSGVLQIGSEESPIVGSAEIVFADTPIETDFDPFQFGNGLLVFGSLETNGRDVTPYVRAATDINAGDTEIVVGSVPNDWQVGDEILLPGTNQRTGVKQSLTTETAFIADIQGNRIVLSDAVTHDHHGISDNPFGVEVFAHIANLTRNIELRSENPDGTRGHFLSTGHANVQIVDASFTSMGRTTGDRLDDTMVDEFGNVINIGTNHTARYPIHAHHNLGQFDVESSVVRDGLKWSITIHATDDANILNNIVYDVDGGGIVTEDGSEERNRFIGNLVAKVDGGAAVGSRNGGGGSRDFALDGSGFWFRLASGTVEDNVVYDARGFGYNANGYGMSFTDNRGTFDAFDSFKGNEVASSRGGIWLTWSQGQTRFRNYERTLIEDTLVWHVRSAGVESYHDANYTFQNFTVIGDPAVSNANEGSNSSIQFRATVGINMLKSTYENWSMIFDGLYVSGVNVAFGAPGNAGVEGTILRNAILESYINIAFDRDAESDTIVTDNITYLPSKSIRLARSYPDQPANLWHEAVGIIQPGQLSDSVPPPVVQDDSDLFVRMSDTGILVVKGTSSDDQITIDQVGDQLVVQFNEETFQFDYDSVRVVTVQGRSGNDVLTSNLTDQKTVRFYGNEGDDTLIGGAGHDKLDGGDGNDTIDGRSGDDVIYGGDGIDILIGGLGRDKLRSGDGDDQLFSDAVDWLALQ, from the coding sequence ATGCGTCAATCGACTTTCCAGCAACTTGAGTATCGCCAGATGCTCGCTGCCCACATGCACGGAGCAGCAATGGTGACGGACACTGCTGTGGTGACCTCCCACGATACCATTCCTCGGATGGTCGGTGCAGATGTCATCGCGATCCAAGACGGCGCCTGGTCGGACCCGGCGACTTGGGGAGGTCGGGCACCCGGGCCCGGCGACAACGTAAGAATCGCTCCCGAAATCGATGTCGTTTTTGACGAAATCACCGGGATCGGAAACTTGGAGATCTTCGGCTCGCTGAGATTCGCCCCCGACCGAGCGACATCGCTCGAAGTCAACACGATTCACGTGATGCCGTCAGGCGTGTTGCAGATCGGGTCGGAAGAGTCGCCGATCGTGGGCTCAGCCGAAATCGTTTTTGCCGACACCCCGATCGAAACCGACTTCGATCCGTTCCAATTCGGTAACGGCTTGCTCGTGTTCGGCTCGCTCGAAACGAACGGCCGCGATGTGACACCCTATGTCCGCGCCGCGACCGACATCAACGCTGGGGACACCGAGATCGTCGTCGGGTCGGTTCCCAACGATTGGCAAGTCGGAGATGAAATCCTGTTGCCGGGAACGAATCAGCGAACAGGCGTCAAACAGTCATTGACGACGGAAACGGCGTTCATTGCTGATATCCAGGGAAATCGGATCGTACTGTCAGATGCCGTGACTCACGATCACCACGGGATTTCCGATAACCCGTTCGGTGTTGAAGTGTTTGCTCATATCGCCAACTTGACCAGAAACATCGAGTTGCGATCGGAGAATCCGGACGGAACAAGAGGACACTTTTTGTCGACCGGGCACGCCAACGTTCAGATTGTTGACGCGTCGTTTACCAGCATGGGGCGAACGACCGGCGACCGTTTGGACGACACGATGGTCGATGAATTCGGGAACGTCATCAACATCGGCACGAATCACACCGCCCGGTATCCGATTCATGCCCATCACAATCTTGGGCAGTTCGATGTCGAGTCGTCTGTCGTCCGCGATGGATTGAAGTGGTCGATCACAATTCATGCAACCGATGATGCGAACATTCTCAACAACATCGTCTATGACGTCGACGGTGGCGGAATTGTCACCGAAGATGGATCCGAAGAACGAAATCGATTCATCGGGAACCTCGTCGCGAAAGTCGACGGCGGGGCTGCGGTCGGTAGCCGGAACGGTGGCGGCGGTTCGAGGGACTTTGCACTCGACGGATCAGGGTTTTGGTTTCGCCTCGCCAGTGGAACGGTCGAAGACAACGTGGTCTACGACGCCCGTGGCTTTGGCTACAACGCCAACGGCTATGGCATGTCATTCACGGACAATCGCGGTACCTTCGACGCCTTTGATTCCTTCAAAGGCAATGAGGTTGCATCGAGCCGCGGCGGAATTTGGCTGACATGGTCACAGGGGCAAACACGGTTCCGCAACTACGAAAGGACTCTCATCGAAGACACGTTGGTTTGGCACGTGCGGTCGGCCGGCGTCGAATCCTATCATGATGCCAACTACACATTTCAAAACTTTACGGTGATCGGGGACCCTGCGGTCAGCAACGCCAACGAAGGCTCCAACAGCAGCATACAGTTCCGCGCCACCGTCGGGATCAACATGCTCAAGTCCACCTACGAAAACTGGTCGATGATTTTTGATGGACTCTACGTGTCCGGAGTGAATGTTGCATTCGGCGCCCCCGGCAACGCGGGCGTTGAGGGGACCATTCTTCGAAACGCCATTTTGGAATCTTACATCAACATCGCGTTCGATCGTGACGCCGAATCCGACACGATCGTTACAGACAACATTACGTACTTGCCCAGCAAGTCGATCAGGCTGGCTCGTTCCTACCCCGATCAACCGGCCAATTTGTGGCACGAAGCGGTTGGAATCATTCAGCCGGGGCAATTGAGCGATAGTGTTCCTCCACCTGTGGTGCAGGACGATTCGGACCTGTTCGTCCGCATGTCCGACACCGGCATCCTGGTTGTCAAGGGAACTTCCAGCGACGACCAGATCACGATCGATCAAGTCGGTGACCAACTGGTCGTGCAGTTCAACGAAGAAACATTCCAGTTCGATTACGACAGCGTCCGGGTCGTGACAGTCCAGGGACGCAGCGGAAACGATGTGCTGACCAGTAATCTTACCGATCAAAAAACGGTTCGATTCTACGGAAACGAGGGCGACGACACGCTGATCGGTGGTGCCGGGCACGACAAGCTCGATGGCGGCGACGGAAATGACACCATCGATGGGCGATCCGGTGACGACGTCATCTATGGTGGTGACGGGATTGACATTTTGATCGGAGGGCTCGGGCGTGACAAGCTGCGCAGCGGAGACGGCGACGACCAGCTATTCAGCGACGCGGTCGACTGGTTGGCTTTGCAGTGA
- a CDS encoding cyclase family protein — MPIYKGMWHYRPGWENEVTPLAETVAGDNSTVYRFGLCSHTGTYVETSQHKLANNILLDDFKLTDLVCTCKVLCLASGQPGKEVTLDEFQSAMDQSGLSVNAGDSLLIATGWGMNHAASDYLDACPYFSRRLVEWLCQTRLHLLGVDVPIIDHPITPFGAVKNLFMSNPRLLLIAPLVIDLAVVTSGTYLLVAAPLNIQGVSASLCRPLLIEL; from the coding sequence ATGCCGATTTACAAGGGGATGTGGCACTATCGGCCGGGATGGGAAAACGAGGTCACGCCATTGGCGGAAACGGTCGCAGGCGACAACAGCACGGTGTATCGTTTCGGACTTTGCTCGCACACCGGCACGTATGTGGAGACGAGTCAGCACAAACTTGCCAACAATATTCTGCTGGACGATTTCAAACTCACCGACCTCGTTTGCACTTGCAAGGTTTTGTGTCTGGCGTCCGGTCAGCCAGGCAAAGAGGTCACGCTTGACGAGTTTCAATCCGCCATGGATCAATCGGGCCTCAGCGTAAATGCGGGGGACTCATTGCTAATCGCGACTGGTTGGGGGATGAATCACGCGGCGTCAGATTACCTGGACGCGTGCCCCTATTTTTCGAGACGACTTGTCGAATGGTTGTGTCAAACGCGACTGCATCTTCTCGGTGTCGACGTCCCGATCATCGACCACCCGATCACGCCCTTTGGGGCGGTGAAAAACCTCTTTATGTCGAACCCGCGCCTGCTGCTGATCGCCCCGCTCGTCATTGATCTGGCGGTCGTCACAAGCGGCACGTACTTACTGGTCGCCGCACCGTTAAATATCCAGGGTGTTTCGGCCTCGCTGTGCCGTCCTTTGTTGATCGAGCTCTGA
- a CDS encoding glycosyltransferase family 2 protein, translating to MMTVFLSVVFWVCVLGVITPYVVYPASLFLLSRLRQPHEPGSATPRASVVISAYNEAAVIREKLENACALDYPSELLEVIVISDESDDGTDEIVREFAGRSVKLFRQVPREGKSAALTKFVPRCNGDVIVFSDANSVYQPDAVAKLVRHFSDPKVGYVVGHQRYHQGDGAASKSESAYWDFEIRLKCWESRLSSVVGGDGAIMAMRRELFSPLQKDDINDFLIPLRIVVAGYRGLFDPEAVCYEEAAPSFGGEFKRKVRIVNRSFRALTRAPGAMNPLKVGVFAWQLICHKVVRWLAPVFLIGCLATSTALAASGSTFFQLTLVVQIAFYLLAVARLIPKVGEFKLIYLCYFFCLSNVAAGLGIINIFLGRKFSTWTPQRTEISKS from the coding sequence ATGATGACTGTCTTCTTGAGCGTCGTATTTTGGGTGTGCGTTTTGGGGGTGATCACGCCGTACGTGGTTTACCCGGCGTCGCTCTTTCTGCTTTCGCGTTTGCGTCAGCCACATGAACCGGGCTCCGCGACGCCGCGCGCCAGTGTGGTGATCAGCGCCTACAACGAGGCGGCGGTCATTCGCGAAAAACTGGAAAACGCGTGTGCCCTTGACTACCCGTCCGAACTGCTGGAAGTGATCGTGATTTCGGACGAATCGGACGACGGAACGGACGAGATCGTCAGGGAGTTCGCCGGGCGATCGGTCAAGTTGTTCCGCCAAGTTCCGCGTGAGGGCAAGTCGGCGGCACTGACGAAGTTTGTCCCCCGGTGCAACGGCGATGTGATTGTTTTCAGCGACGCTAATTCGGTGTACCAGCCCGATGCCGTCGCCAAACTGGTCAGACACTTTTCCGACCCCAAGGTCGGTTACGTCGTCGGCCACCAGCGATATCACCAAGGCGACGGCGCGGCTTCGAAGTCGGAGAGCGCGTACTGGGACTTTGAAATCCGGCTGAAGTGCTGGGAAAGTCGTCTGAGCAGTGTGGTCGGAGGTGATGGAGCGATCATGGCGATGCGGCGAGAGCTGTTCTCTCCGCTTCAGAAAGATGACATCAATGATTTCCTGATTCCGCTTCGCATCGTGGTCGCCGGGTACCGGGGCCTGTTTGATCCCGAAGCCGTCTGTTATGAAGAGGCGGCACCCAGCTTCGGTGGAGAGTTCAAACGCAAGGTGCGGATCGTCAATCGCAGCTTCCGTGCCTTGACGCGTGCCCCCGGTGCGATGAATCCGCTGAAAGTAGGGGTGTTTGCCTGGCAGTTGATCTGTCACAAAGTTGTTCGCTGGCTGGCACCGGTTTTCCTGATCGGTTGCTTGGCGACCAGCACAGCGCTGGCGGCAAGCGGATCGACGTTCTTTCAGTTGACACTGGTCGTGCAGATCGCCTTTTACCTGCTTGCGGTGGCGCGGCTGATCCCCAAGGTCGGCGAGTTCAAGCTCATCTATCTGTGTTACTTTTTCTGTTTGTCGAACGTGGCGGCCGGGTTGGGCATCATCAATATTTTTCTGGGCCGAAAGTTCTCGACTTGGACGCCACAGCGGACCGAGATATCGAAATCGTAG
- a CDS encoding glycosyltransferase family 2 protein has protein sequence MTYHQVLQLVLACCALALVYVYALFPIAMSVIGNRAGKRERQPSGNGSESSSELPSVTLVIPAHNEQSVIESKLDNSLKLEYPDQLLRIIVACDGVDDATADLAKAYESERIRVLAFPVRRGKASVISDAVADANTELVCLCDANVMFAPDALLRMVKHFIQKDVGAVSGDVRLDSEKSSFGAAESLYYRIERSIHRGESRIGSMMGVDGGMYVIRRELFESLDENTILDDFTVSMGVIRSGKRIVYEPAAIATESATEAATTEFNRRVRLSTGAAQIVLRRQFPSISQPVELLTFISHKLLRWLSPFIILIAIAALSVLAISDGYYRAIASLLFVIGILSIIGAVSVTLRRLTLFAVPFYFSMSQIAMAYGTCKGVFGHPNARWQRTAREVNNVSPE, from the coding sequence ATGACGTATCACCAAGTTCTGCAACTTGTCTTGGCCTGCTGTGCGTTGGCGCTGGTGTACGTGTACGCACTGTTTCCGATCGCGATGAGTGTGATCGGAAATCGGGCCGGCAAGCGCGAACGTCAACCGAGCGGCAACGGCAGCGAGTCGAGTTCCGAGCTACCGAGTGTCACGCTGGTGATCCCGGCACACAACGAGCAATCGGTCATCGAATCCAAGCTGGACAATTCGTTGAAGCTGGAATACCCGGACCAGCTTTTGAGAATCATCGTCGCTTGTGACGGAGTGGATGACGCGACCGCTGATCTTGCGAAAGCCTACGAATCGGAACGGATTCGGGTGTTGGCCTTTCCCGTCCGCCGCGGTAAGGCCAGCGTGATCAGCGATGCGGTTGCCGATGCCAACACCGAGCTGGTTTGTTTGTGCGACGCCAACGTGATGTTCGCTCCCGATGCGCTGCTTAGAATGGTGAAGCACTTCATCCAGAAAGACGTCGGGGCGGTCAGCGGCGATGTCCGGCTGGACAGCGAAAAATCGAGTTTCGGTGCGGCAGAATCACTCTATTATCGCATCGAGCGCAGCATTCATCGCGGCGAATCGCGAATCGGATCGATGATGGGTGTTGACGGAGGCATGTATGTCATCCGTCGAGAGTTGTTTGAGTCGCTGGACGAGAATACGATCCTGGATGATTTTACGGTTTCCATGGGAGTGATTCGCAGCGGAAAACGAATCGTGTACGAACCGGCCGCGATCGCGACCGAGAGCGCGACCGAGGCTGCGACGACCGAATTCAATCGACGTGTTCGACTGAGCACCGGCGCGGCCCAAATCGTGTTGCGACGTCAGTTCCCGTCGATTTCACAACCCGTCGAACTGCTCACCTTTATTTCGCACAAACTGCTCCGTTGGCTTTCACCATTCATCATCCTGATTGCCATTGCGGCACTGTCGGTTTTGGCGATCTCCGATGGCTATTATCGGGCGATCGCATCGCTCTTGTTCGTGATAGGCATCTTGTCGATCATCGGCGCCGTTTCGGTCACGCTGCGACGTCTGACGTTGTTTGCGGTGCCGTTCTATTTTTCGATGAGCCAGATCGCGATGGCATACGGGACATGCAAAGGAGTGTTCGGTCATCCCAACGCCCGGTGGCAACGGACGGCTCGCGAAGTCAACAATGTTAGTCCGGAGTGA
- a CDS encoding polysaccharide deacetylase family protein — translation MNPPSAEHNELRLVVTIDTEEEGLWSGDYPLTGEVTNIRGVPRFQELCDRHGVRPTYLIDAPVVQSDEAVGILRPIQDDDRAEIGTHVHPWNNPPTSEERSPRNSYLCNLPEQLQREKIAWLTDMIESRFGRRPRSFRAGRYGLDIHGARILQELGYLVDSSVIPLTDYTPAGGPDFRRAPMAPYHVGGDDLIEPHRSGQLYEVPVTVGFTHRWFELAGWLRSQAHRPLLRRLRMVGILDRLGLATRVKMSPEQSNARQMMRLARSYQQRGYPILMLMFHSSSLVPGFSPYVRNERDLDDFYNRLNTVFHYCLNDLGARNSTLVECGPGQ, via the coding sequence GTGAACCCGCCCTCCGCCGAGCACAACGAGTTGCGATTGGTCGTCACGATTGATACCGAGGAGGAGGGTCTGTGGTCGGGCGACTATCCGTTAACCGGTGAAGTCACCAATATCCGAGGCGTACCGCGATTCCAGGAACTCTGCGATCGACATGGCGTGCGTCCAACCTATTTGATCGACGCACCGGTCGTCCAATCCGACGAGGCGGTGGGTATCTTGAGACCGATTCAAGATGACGATCGAGCGGAGATCGGGACGCACGTTCACCCCTGGAATAATCCTCCGACGTCGGAAGAGCGTTCGCCAAGAAACTCTTACCTTTGCAATTTGCCCGAGCAACTGCAGCGAGAGAAAATTGCTTGGCTGACCGACATGATCGAATCACGTTTTGGGCGACGTCCGCGCTCGTTTCGTGCCGGCCGATACGGCCTGGACATTCATGGCGCACGGATCTTGCAAGAGTTGGGTTACCTGGTGGATTCTAGCGTGATTCCACTGACCGACTACACGCCGGCGGGCGGCCCTGATTTTCGCCGTGCACCGATGGCTCCCTATCACGTCGGCGGTGACGACTTGATCGAGCCGCATCGATCCGGCCAGTTGTACGAAGTCCCCGTCACCGTCGGGTTCACTCATCGGTGGTTCGAATTGGCCGGTTGGTTGCGTTCGCAGGCCCACCGCCCCTTGCTTCGTCGATTGCGAATGGTTGGAATTCTGGATCGGCTGGGCCTTGCGACCCGCGTGAAAATGAGCCCCGAGCAGAGCAATGCGAGGCAGATGATGCGATTGGCCCGATCCTATCAGCAGCGTGGCTACCCGATTCTGATGTTGATGTTTCACAGTTCGTCGTTGGTTCCGGGGTTCTCACCTTACGTGCGGAACGAACGCGATCTGGACGATTTCTACAACCGGCTGAACACGGTCTTTCACTATTGTCTTAACGACCTGGGCGCGCGAAACTCGACGTTAGTTGAGTGCGGTCCTGGACAATGA
- a CDS encoding O-antigen ligase family protein, whose protein sequence is MKRIAMARGIHLAILALCVVMLLYQASIPAAHEGSVGWVEEGYQPPWEAILFGAVAFGLASLSCWYPASGMVAITLVTFGIRRYSAELEWAWTSGFQTAVVILCGAGMLISPPVRQRLQNAWNGRHVWPRVVAAMFLWSLLCEGIARLTSDSVPGPKHHVLRMIESLVVLLAGYAFFTNVRSLRWMASAAVAGLALLLLQVPQFENASDVAFVMAPMACLFAGLAICQRWPAMILVSALAACCSLVSIATANRGANVGLLVGLACLLIASMRTAKRAAVVILMLAVAGLFAFSSPLRPRIQQWIDAGWETPTLKSRLEFWETTLQAPAGHLVFGSGPGRGGQNMSQELELSRWRATHNSVLEILDEQGIIGAVLWLLVWGLALLACFGGFRSDAPWVSGVSLAVLASLLAMFVGALAVSRHDDIRMFWLLGLALALGALRRKGDEIEPKRNPSAHVSNG, encoded by the coding sequence ATGAAACGCATTGCGATGGCACGTGGTATTCACCTGGCGATCTTGGCGTTGTGTGTCGTCATGCTGCTTTACCAGGCGTCGATCCCTGCGGCGCATGAAGGCAGTGTGGGATGGGTTGAGGAAGGTTATCAGCCGCCGTGGGAGGCCATCCTGTTTGGTGCGGTCGCGTTTGGACTGGCGTCGCTGTCGTGTTGGTATCCGGCCAGTGGCATGGTCGCCATCACGCTCGTTACGTTCGGAATTCGCCGCTACAGTGCGGAACTGGAATGGGCGTGGACCAGCGGATTTCAAACCGCGGTGGTCATCTTGTGCGGCGCGGGCATGTTGATCTCACCGCCGGTTCGCCAGCGATTGCAAAACGCGTGGAATGGCAGGCACGTCTGGCCGCGAGTGGTGGCGGCAATGTTCCTGTGGAGTTTGCTTTGTGAGGGGATCGCCCGTTTGACCAGCGACTCGGTACCGGGTCCGAAACATCACGTCCTGCGAATGATTGAATCGCTGGTCGTGTTACTGGCAGGCTATGCATTTTTCACCAACGTCCGATCGTTGCGATGGATGGCTTCCGCTGCCGTCGCAGGACTTGCGTTGCTGTTGTTGCAAGTTCCGCAATTTGAAAATGCTTCCGATGTTGCGTTTGTGATGGCACCGATGGCCTGTTTGTTTGCCGGCCTGGCAATCTGCCAGCGCTGGCCGGCGATGATTCTGGTGTCCGCCCTGGCGGCTTGCTGCAGCCTGGTGTCGATCGCGACGGCAAACCGAGGAGCGAATGTCGGTCTGCTGGTCGGTTTAGCCTGTTTGCTGATCGCGAGTATGCGTACTGCCAAACGAGCTGCGGTTGTCATTTTGATGTTGGCTGTCGCAGGTCTGTTTGCATTTTCTTCACCGCTTCGGCCAAGGATTCAGCAGTGGATTGATGCCGGATGGGAGACGCCGACCCTGAAATCGCGTCTGGAATTTTGGGAAACCACGCTGCAGGCACCGGCCGGTCATCTTGTTTTCGGATCCGGCCCGGGGCGTGGTGGTCAGAACATGTCCCAGGAACTCGAGTTGTCTCGATGGAGAGCAACCCACAATAGCGTTTTGGAGATATTGGACGAACAGGGAATCATCGGCGCGGTCTTGTGGTTGTTGGTTTGGGGGCTCGCGTTGCTGGCCTGCTTTGGCGGCTTCCGCAGCGATGCACCATGGGTCAGTGGCGTTTCTTTGGCGGTGTTGGCCAGCTTGCTTGCGATGTTCGTCGGCGCGCTCGCAGTTTCGCGGCACGACGACATACGAATGTTTTGGTTGCTCGGACTCGCATTGGCTTTGGGTGCACTTCGCCGCAAGGGCGATGAGATAGAACCAAAACGAAACCCGTCGGCGCACGTATCCAATGGCTGA
- a CDS encoding acyltransferase family protein gives MVIGSWAPFEFHAADFDVAWQQLLAPQSGRLSRSDFVANVLLGMPLGFCLLGATHRRKVRWETAVARVAFVLAISIAMSVVCELGQFWFGQRVPSRRDLIAQLIGTIGAIALWFGTGPRLSQILGRLQTAPSRHARFQSLVALVSAGVVVWSLMPFAVITSPVDLARKWAKGGIRFVPLISENASIPALIYQGVVSIGLGVPLGMWAGGWLISRFERPLSLATRALTALAIGFGIELLQVFIHGRVATATDALFVAAGVVIGLQLAVVYERHENQTSALAWEKKWISDPALWWFLATCYFVVIAAISWYPYQFTHDSDEIRTIVSDLKSNPFADYRGSNLRAIFNIARTAVLSSILGGLVGVGAKTIRHRTVQRLASIVAILVVVVAAGVIELGQAFEANHVGAGFGFCARLLGGVAGYLVARSVLGSSRRLQDTASQRRELSPRGVDPAAKAEYLPGMDGLRAIACLAVFGVHWQQLTGVDGNVGPFDVGLLLTNGNTGVAVFMILSGMLLSVPVLRSARRGWSDLSLKQFFWKRVGRILPIYWCCLVGIAVLGGYYTHPKHVADVMLHAGFMHNFFSQTLYSISAPFWALAPIIQFYFLFVLIIAFLRAINRPTGIVLVATFVVLGVVSQAIVTACTFVEPSDQWSADWLGANAKCLQHSLPAHLMIFTLGVVAAWIHVRKTATASYIADVLVVCCGLCVLLFSATQWLKPLYLPGGRYGFPWIPAALAILVVAVPRGVWAARVLEAFPLRRLGRVSYGFYLMHLPIMKGIILGFHRTSVNVVEFPLAFAMLAILVAYVASELAYHWIELPTRKRLLSSMRQ, from the coding sequence ATGGTGATTGGTTCTTGGGCGCCGTTCGAGTTTCATGCCGCGGATTTTGATGTCGCATGGCAGCAGCTTTTGGCACCGCAATCGGGCCGGCTCTCAAGATCCGACTTTGTGGCGAACGTGTTATTGGGAATGCCGCTTGGGTTTTGTCTGCTCGGAGCAACTCACCGACGGAAGGTACGGTGGGAAACCGCGGTGGCTAGAGTAGCGTTCGTACTTGCGATCTCGATCGCCATGAGCGTTGTTTGCGAACTCGGTCAATTCTGGTTCGGCCAACGTGTTCCGTCCCGTCGGGACTTGATTGCACAACTGATCGGGACGATCGGCGCGATTGCGTTGTGGTTTGGGACTGGACCTCGGCTGTCGCAAATCCTGGGCAGACTGCAAACGGCGCCGTCGCGTCATGCACGATTCCAATCACTTGTTGCGCTGGTGTCGGCCGGTGTTGTGGTCTGGTCACTGATGCCGTTCGCCGTCATCACGTCGCCAGTGGATCTTGCCCGAAAATGGGCCAAGGGAGGCATTCGGTTCGTGCCGCTGATTTCCGAAAACGCATCGATTCCGGCGTTGATCTATCAGGGTGTCGTGAGTATCGGTTTGGGAGTCCCACTCGGAATGTGGGCCGGAGGGTGGCTGATTTCTCGGTTCGAACGCCCCCTCAGCCTGGCCACACGCGCGCTCACAGCGCTCGCAATCGGATTCGGGATTGAACTGTTGCAGGTCTTCATCCACGGTCGCGTCGCGACGGCGACTGATGCATTGTTTGTGGCGGCAGGAGTCGTGATCGGGTTGCAGCTGGCCGTTGTTTACGAACGTCACGAGAATCAAACGTCGGCTTTGGCTTGGGAGAAGAAATGGATTAGCGACCCGGCGTTGTGGTGGTTTTTGGCAACGTGCTACTTCGTTGTGATCGCCGCGATCTCTTGGTACCCGTATCAATTCACGCATGATTCGGACGAAATCCGCACCATCGTCTCCGATCTCAAGTCCAATCCGTTCGCAGACTACCGCGGATCCAATCTGCGAGCGATCTTCAACATCGCGCGAACAGCAGTCTTGTCATCGATCCTTGGCGGATTGGTGGGGGTGGGTGCAAAAACCATCAGACATCGCACGGTGCAACGGCTAGCGAGCATTGTTGCAATCCTTGTGGTCGTTGTTGCCGCGGGTGTGATCGAGCTTGGACAAGCCTTTGAAGCCAATCATGTCGGAGCCGGATTCGGATTCTGCGCCCGTTTGCTGGGCGGAGTGGCAGGTTACCTGGTTGCCCGATCGGTCCTCGGTTCGTCACGGAGATTGCAAGACACAGCGAGCCAACGTCGCGAATTGTCGCCCCGCGGCGTCGATCCGGCCGCCAAAGCGGAATATCTACCTGGCATGGATGGTCTTCGGGCGATCGCGTGTCTGGCCGTGTTTGGCGTCCACTGGCAGCAACTCACTGGTGTCGATGGGAATGTCGGACCGTTTGACGTGGGGCTTCTGTTAACCAACGGCAATACGGGTGTTGCGGTGTTCATGATCCTGAGCGGGATGCTGCTTTCGGTCCCGGTCTTGCGGAGTGCCCGACGCGGTTGGTCAGATCTTTCGTTGAAACAGTTTTTTTGGAAACGGGTGGGCAGGATCCTGCCAATTTATTGGTGCTGCCTTGTGGGAATCGCCGTTCTCGGTGGCTACTACACCCACCCCAAGCATGTTGCCGATGTCATGCTCCATGCGGGATTCATGCACAATTTTTTCTCTCAAACGCTATACAGCATCAGTGCCCCCTTTTGGGCTCTTGCCCCGATCATTCAGTTTTACTTTCTATTTGTGCTGATCATCGCTTTCTTGCGTGCGATCAATCGCCCGACGGGGATTGTTTTGGTCGCGACCTTTGTCGTTCTCGGCGTTGTGTCTCAGGCTATTGTGACCGCATGCACGTTCGTCGAACCTTCGGACCAATGGAGCGCTGATTGGCTGGGGGCAAATGCCAAGTGTTTGCAGCACAGCCTTCCTGCCCACTTGATGATCTTCACTCTTGGTGTCGTCGCGGCTTGGATTCACGTGCGGAAAACTGCCACGGCTTCCTACATCGCGGACGTGCTGGTGGTTTGTTGCGGACTTTGCGTGCTGCTGTTTAGCGCCACGCAGTGGTTAAAACCACTGTACCTGCCGGGTGGACGTTATGGGTTTCCCTGGATTCCGGCGGCGTTGGCAATACTCGTTGTTGCCGTTCCACGTGGGGTCTGGGCCGCACGAGTGCTCGAAGCATTTCCGCTACGAAGATTGGGAAGGGTTTCCTACGGTTTCTACTTGATGCATCTTCCGATCATGAAGGGAATCATCTTGGGGTTTCATCGAACATCGGTCAATGTCGTTGAGTTTCCACTTGCGTTTGCAATGCTGGCAATTTTGGTGGCGTACGTCGCGAGCGAACTTGCCTATCACTGGATCGAGCTGCCGACTCGAAAACGTCTATTGAGCAGCATGCGTCAATAA